One genomic window of Caballeronia sp. SBC1 includes the following:
- a CDS encoding NAD(P)/FAD-dependent oxidoreductase, whose product MAVDTVDVAVIGAGPAGLAAATQAARAGLSVVLLDEQEAVGGQIYRAIERSDAQRRNILGADYAAGASLASEFARSGARYVPNASVWQVTRERSVHYLKDGKVSSFEARRVVLATGALERPFPIPGWTLPGVMTAGAAQILLKSAGEVPAEPPILVGCGPLLYLLGWQYVRAGVSIRALVDTTRHEDRWRAKRHMLSALRAWPYLSKGLQLMRTLREASVPMHEAADDLRVESGIDEDGSERARALNFSVRGVSHRIEANVILLHQGVVPNTQFTLSLRAAHKWDEAQLCFAPVTDQWGELDVPGIFVAGDGGGIGGAQAAETQGEVTALAIAAQLGAIDTAARNRSAAPLLRRLAEVMRIRPFLDSLYRPRDENRVPKDEVIVCRCEEVTAGELRNFVKLGCLGPNQAKSFGRCGMGPCQGRLCGLTVTEVIADARSVPPETVGYYRIRPPIKPLTLGELAGE is encoded by the coding sequence ATGGCCGTTGATACCGTCGATGTCGCTGTGATCGGCGCCGGACCCGCCGGGCTCGCCGCTGCGACGCAAGCTGCAAGAGCGGGGCTGTCCGTGGTCCTTCTCGATGAACAGGAAGCGGTGGGCGGACAGATCTATCGCGCAATCGAACGTAGCGACGCGCAACGCCGCAACATTCTCGGCGCGGACTATGCAGCCGGTGCTTCGTTGGCTAGCGAGTTCGCCCGCTCCGGCGCGCGTTATGTGCCCAATGCGTCGGTCTGGCAAGTCACCCGCGAGCGGTCGGTGCACTACCTCAAGGACGGCAAGGTAAGCAGCTTCGAGGCCCGGCGCGTGGTGCTGGCGACCGGTGCGCTCGAACGGCCGTTCCCGATTCCCGGCTGGACCCTGCCCGGCGTGATGACCGCCGGTGCCGCGCAGATCCTGCTGAAAAGTGCGGGCGAAGTGCCGGCCGAACCGCCGATACTCGTCGGCTGTGGGCCGCTCCTTTACCTGCTCGGCTGGCAGTATGTTCGCGCGGGTGTATCCATTCGCGCGCTCGTGGATACCACGCGTCACGAGGACCGCTGGCGCGCGAAGCGCCACATGTTGTCCGCTTTGCGTGCGTGGCCTTACTTGAGCAAAGGCCTGCAATTGATGCGCACCTTGCGCGAAGCAAGCGTGCCGATGCATGAAGCGGCCGACGACCTTCGGGTGGAAAGCGGTATCGATGAAGACGGCTCCGAACGGGCGCGCGCTTTGAATTTTTCCGTGCGCGGCGTGTCGCATCGGATCGAGGCGAACGTGATCCTGCTGCATCAGGGCGTGGTGCCGAATACGCAGTTCACGCTTTCGCTTAGGGCCGCGCACAAGTGGGATGAAGCGCAGTTGTGCTTCGCGCCCGTCACCGATCAATGGGGCGAGCTCGATGTCCCGGGCATCTTCGTCGCAGGCGATGGCGGCGGCATTGGCGGCGCGCAGGCAGCAGAGACGCAAGGCGAAGTGACGGCTTTGGCGATTGCTGCGCAGCTTGGCGCGATTGATACCGCCGCGCGTAATCGTAGCGCCGCGCCGCTGCTTCGCCGGCTGGCTGAGGTCATGCGCATTCGTCCTTTCCTCGACAGTCTTTACAGACCACGCGATGAAAATCGTGTGCCGAAGGACGAGGTGATCGTGTGCCGCTGCGAGGAAGTGACTGCCGGCGAACTCCGGAATTTCGTGAAGCTCGGCTGTCTTGGGCCGAACCAGGCGAAGTCCTTCGGTCGATGCGGCATGGGTCCATGTCAAGGTCGCCTGTGCGGATTGACCGTGACCGAAGTGATCGCGGATGCGCGTAGCGTGCCTCCTGAAACCGTGGGCTACTACCGCATCCGTCCGCCGATCAAACCGCTCACGCTTGGAGAACTGGCCGGTGAATAA
- a CDS encoding (2Fe-2S)-binding protein: MTSKPLFRVLSPVPGTDAQAEAAILQIWFNDQPLSVPGGRSVAAALLAAGVQRFRATPVSGAPRAPYCMMGACFECLVEIDGMPSRQSCLVTVQDGMRIHSQEGARDLPPLSDLNPLENAHGR, translated from the coding sequence ATGACATCAAAACCGCTATTTAGAGTGCTCTCGCCGGTCCCCGGCACCGATGCCCAGGCCGAGGCCGCCATTCTCCAGATCTGGTTCAACGACCAGCCGCTCAGCGTGCCGGGAGGACGCTCGGTTGCCGCCGCGCTTCTCGCTGCCGGCGTCCAGCGGTTTCGCGCGACGCCCGTGTCAGGCGCGCCACGTGCGCCGTATTGCATGATGGGCGCGTGCTTCGAATGCCTGGTTGAGATCGACGGCATGCCGAGCAGGCAGAGTTGTCTCGTCACGGTGCAGGACGGCATGCGTATTCATTCGCAAGAGGGGGCGCGCGACCTGCCGCCACTGTCGGATCTGAACCCGTTGGAGAACGCTCATGGCCGTTGA
- a CDS encoding FAD-binding oxidoreductase, with the protein MRGHSVDSPDVLVVGGGLVGTAVAYGLAREGAKVTVLDQGDGGFRASRGNFGLVWVQGKGYGLSPYARWSRSSSRLWPGLAAALLEETGIDVSLKQPGGFHLCFSDEEMAEREKRLSTLQAELGGEYPYELLDARELRERLPAVGPEVIGASYTPMDGHVNPLKLLRALHDAMQRRGVTLINGEDIGRIVPETNGFAVHGKNAVWRAPKVVLSAGLGNRALSAQVGLHAPVAPNRGQVLVSERVAPFLHYPTINVRQTDEGSVQFGDSMEEVGYNDFTTADVLSTIARRGVRAFPLLKNVRLVRTWAALRVYSPDGFPIYEQSLQYPGAFVVTCHSGVTLAAAHAMRIAPWIKGGPIPDELASFRGGRFLAADQATSHAH; encoded by the coding sequence ATGAGAGGTCATTCAGTCGACAGTCCCGACGTGCTGGTGGTCGGGGGCGGGCTGGTGGGAACCGCGGTGGCCTACGGGCTGGCGCGCGAGGGAGCGAAGGTCACGGTGCTGGACCAGGGAGACGGCGGCTTTCGCGCATCGCGCGGCAATTTCGGGCTGGTGTGGGTGCAGGGCAAGGGCTACGGTCTGTCACCCTATGCACGCTGGTCGCGCAGTTCGTCGCGGCTGTGGCCGGGGCTTGCCGCAGCACTGCTAGAGGAAACCGGTATCGATGTATCGCTGAAGCAGCCGGGCGGTTTCCACCTATGTTTCTCCGACGAAGAAATGGCCGAGCGTGAGAAACGCCTGTCCACGTTGCAGGCAGAACTTGGCGGCGAGTATCCCTATGAATTGCTTGATGCGCGGGAGTTGCGTGAACGTCTGCCCGCTGTCGGACCTGAAGTGATCGGCGCGAGTTATACGCCCATGGACGGCCATGTGAATCCGCTCAAGCTGCTGCGCGCGCTGCACGACGCCATGCAGCGGCGCGGCGTGACGCTCATCAATGGCGAAGACATCGGGCGCATTGTTCCCGAGACGAACGGCTTCGCCGTGCACGGCAAGAACGCTGTGTGGCGCGCGCCCAAAGTTGTCTTGTCAGCAGGCCTTGGCAACCGTGCGCTCAGCGCCCAGGTGGGCCTGCATGCGCCGGTTGCGCCGAATCGCGGGCAGGTGCTGGTCAGCGAGCGTGTCGCGCCGTTCCTGCATTACCCGACCATCAATGTGCGCCAGACCGATGAAGGCTCGGTGCAGTTCGGCGACTCCATGGAAGAGGTCGGCTACAACGACTTCACCACCGCCGACGTGCTCTCGACCATCGCGAGGCGCGGGGTGCGTGCGTTCCCCTTATTGAAGAACGTGAGGCTGGTACGCACGTGGGCTGCTCTGCGTGTCTACAGCCCGGACGGCTTCCCGATCTACGAACAATCGCTGCAGTATCCGGGCGCGTTCGTCGTGACGTGTCACAGCGGCGTGACGCTGGCGGCAGCGCATGCGATGCGCATCGCCCCATGGATCAAGGGCGGTCCGATCCCCGATGAACTCGCTTCGTTCCGGGGCGGCCGTTTTCTCGCCGCCGATCAAGCGACCAGTCATGCTCATTAG
- a CDS encoding ABC transporter permease, which yields MKQNGFLGLLFNALFLTFIAAPLVVVIAVSFTNKGFISMPFDGASLRWFRAILDNDQIVDAFWLSVRLALVAATIGVALALPAALAIARYRFPGRAALTGFFLSPMMIPAVVLGIAFLRFLSLLGLGGSFWALCATHVIIVLPYALRLALSSAIGLDRDAERAALSCGASRFTAFRRVVLPMIRTGVAGGWVLAFIQSFDELTMTIFVATPGTTTLPVAMYNQIAQTIDPLVASVSTVLIAGTIVLMLVLDRMVGLDRVLIGETR from the coding sequence ATGAAACAAAACGGATTCCTGGGCCTTCTGTTCAACGCGCTGTTCCTCACGTTCATCGCAGCGCCGCTGGTGGTCGTGATCGCGGTCTCGTTCACCAACAAGGGTTTCATCTCGATGCCGTTCGACGGCGCGTCGCTGCGCTGGTTCAGGGCTATCCTGGACAACGACCAGATCGTCGATGCCTTCTGGCTCTCGGTGCGCCTCGCGCTGGTGGCCGCCACGATTGGGGTAGCGCTCGCGTTGCCGGCGGCGCTGGCTATCGCCCGTTATCGCTTCCCGGGCCGCGCTGCGCTGACCGGCTTTTTCCTCTCGCCCATGATGATTCCCGCAGTCGTGCTCGGTATCGCGTTCCTGCGATTCCTGAGCTTGCTCGGGCTCGGCGGTTCGTTCTGGGCGCTCTGCGCGACGCACGTGATTATCGTGTTGCCCTACGCGTTACGACTGGCGTTGTCATCGGCTATTGGTCTTGATCGCGATGCCGAACGCGCGGCATTGTCATGTGGTGCGAGCCGCTTTACGGCCTTTCGCCGCGTCGTGTTGCCGATGATCCGTACCGGCGTGGCGGGCGGCTGGGTGCTGGCGTTCATCCAGAGCTTCGACGAACTCACCATGACCATTTTCGTCGCGACGCCCGGCACGACCACGCTGCCCGTCGCGATGTACAACCAGATCGCGCAGACGATCGATCCACTGGTGGCCTCCGTGTCGACTGTGTTGATCGCCGGCACGATCGTACTGATGCTGGTGCTCGACCGGATGGTGGGTCTGGACCGCGTCCTGATTGGAGAAACACGATGA
- a CDS encoding ABC transporter permease produces the protein MATLDHDRAGAAPWLLSAPALLLFGSLLLVPLLLTLVLSFHVFSDSQGTLATYTWRNYLEVVTDPYYGAIFARTAGMAFGVTFLCILLGVPETIVLARMKRPWQSVCLLVVLGPLLISVVVRTLGWQILLGNNGVLNNALLALHITSEPIRLVFTMTGVVIALTHVLVPFMVMSVWATLQKLDPQVEWAGRSMGASPFRVFRRVVLPQILPGILSGSIIVFALSASAFATPSLIGGRRLKVVATAAYDEFLGTLNWPLGATIAVLLLIANVAIVLGCSRLAERRFKHIFD, from the coding sequence ATGGCCACGCTTGACCACGATCGCGCGGGCGCTGCCCCGTGGCTCCTGTCCGCCCCCGCGTTGCTGTTGTTCGGCAGCCTGCTGCTGGTGCCGCTGCTGTTGACGCTTGTGTTGTCCTTCCACGTATTCAGCGACAGCCAGGGCACGCTCGCGACCTACACGTGGCGCAACTACCTCGAAGTCGTCACCGATCCCTACTACGGCGCAATCTTCGCCCGCACCGCAGGAATGGCGTTCGGAGTGACCTTCCTCTGCATCTTGCTTGGCGTGCCCGAGACCATCGTGCTCGCGCGGATGAAACGTCCGTGGCAGTCCGTCTGCCTGCTCGTCGTGCTCGGTCCGCTGTTGATATCGGTCGTCGTGCGTACGCTCGGCTGGCAGATATTGCTTGGTAATAACGGAGTACTGAACAATGCGTTGCTGGCGCTTCACATTACGTCGGAGCCTATCCGCCTCGTATTTACCATGACCGGGGTTGTGATCGCGCTGACGCACGTGCTGGTGCCCTTCATGGTGATGTCGGTATGGGCGACGTTGCAGAAGCTGGATCCGCAGGTGGAATGGGCCGGCCGGTCGATGGGCGCTTCTCCGTTCCGCGTATTCCGGCGTGTGGTGCTGCCGCAGATCCTGCCGGGTATCTTGTCTGGATCGATCATCGTATTCGCGCTGTCCGCATCGGCATTTGCTACGCCCTCGTTGATCGGCGGGCGACGTCTCAAAGTGGTCGCGACCGCTGCGTACGACGAATTCCTCGGCACGCTCAACTGGCCTTTGGGGGCGACAATCGCCGTCCTGCTGCTTATTGCCAACGTGGCAATCGTGCTGGGCTGTAGTCGCCTTGCAGAGCGTCGCTTCAAGCACATCTTCGATTGA
- a CDS encoding ABC transporter ATP-binding protein has translation MSFLTLKGISKHYGDFTAIEQIDLDVERGEFLSLLGPSGCGKTTTLQMIAGFVTPSTGTILLDGRDITHERPEKRGMGVVFQSYALFPHMTVNGNVGFGLEMRNMKRAARAERVAEALDLVRLNGLGARYPKELSGGQRQRVAIARALAMRPELLLLDEPMSNLDAKLREEMHIELRSIQKRLGITTILVTHDQVEAMTMSDRIAVMHRGTIAQLSTPFEAYERPETPFASAFLGKTNLLPGAVLCRNARCAEVDVAGTTLKVPHEGRHVQGEVNVYIRPEKVHLATVDTAGVRATGRITTRVFTGNQWLLLIDTGLGQLSVAQPNNGAPPPDEGAEVGVAWSDDDLRVLQKEGHHGHA, from the coding sequence ATGAGCTTTCTGACCCTAAAAGGCATCTCGAAGCACTACGGCGACTTCACCGCGATCGAACAGATCGACCTTGACGTTGAGCGTGGTGAGTTCCTGTCGCTGCTCGGCCCATCCGGTTGCGGCAAGACAACGACCTTGCAGATGATCGCGGGTTTTGTCACGCCGAGCACCGGCACCATCCTGCTCGATGGCCGCGACATCACGCATGAACGGCCGGAGAAGCGTGGCATGGGCGTCGTGTTCCAGAGCTATGCGTTGTTTCCGCATATGACCGTGAACGGCAACGTCGGTTTCGGCCTTGAGATGCGCAACATGAAACGCGCGGCACGCGCCGAGCGCGTAGCCGAAGCACTCGATCTCGTGCGTTTGAACGGACTGGGCGCTCGCTATCCGAAAGAGTTGTCGGGTGGTCAGCGGCAACGCGTGGCGATCGCCCGCGCGCTCGCGATGCGCCCCGAACTACTGTTGCTCGATGAACCGATGTCCAATCTCGACGCCAAGCTGCGCGAGGAAATGCACATCGAATTGCGGTCGATTCAAAAGCGCCTCGGTATCACGACCATTCTTGTCACGCACGATCAGGTCGAGGCCATGACGATGAGCGATCGCATTGCGGTGATGCATCGCGGCACGATCGCGCAGTTGAGTACGCCGTTCGAAGCGTACGAGCGGCCGGAGACGCCGTTTGCATCGGCATTCCTGGGCAAGACCAATCTGCTGCCCGGCGCGGTACTGTGCCGCAACGCGCGCTGTGCCGAAGTCGATGTAGCGGGCACCACGCTCAAGGTGCCGCACGAAGGGCGTCATGTGCAGGGCGAGGTGAACGTGTATATCCGGCCGGAGAAGGTTCATCTCGCGACTGTGGATACAGCAGGCGTTCGCGCCACCGGCCGCATTACCACGCGTGTGTTCACCGGCAACCAGTGGCTTCTGCTGATCGATACCGGTCTTGGGCAACTGAGCGTGGCCCAGCCGAACAACGGCGCGCCCCCGCCCGATGAAGGCGCGGAGGTCGGCGTCGCGTGGTCGGATGACGACTTGCGTGTGCTTCAGAAGGAGGGGCACCATGGCCACGCTTGA
- a CDS encoding ABC transporter substrate-binding protein — MKQLQQTPCSSSSRSYLRPLLAALGCAGALSGSLLAHAETTLYVANVGGSNETMYREKIMPPFEKAHDVKIVYVAGNSSDTLAKLQAQKGHQQINVAVMDDGPMYQAMQMGLCAKVEDAPVMKDLYPLARLGPTAVGVGMVATGIGYNADAFKKMGLPAPDSWSVLYDKRLKGKLGMPPITNTYGLHTLVMLARMNGGGEKNIDPGFTAMTKQVAPDVLSWAPTPGEMDGLMQSGDVILAPYGSGRAVALQNTGFPLKFFYPKEGGVALQVGACAMAENAQPALSQQFIQYLLSPQVQMIQAQAIGLGPVNKTVQLTPEVAARVPYGPEQISKLVAMDWTTINQHRTEWTERWNRSVER, encoded by the coding sequence ATGAAACAACTGCAGCAAACCCCTTGCTCGTCGTCTTCTCGTTCGTATCTGCGGCCACTGCTGGCTGCGCTTGGCTGTGCAGGGGCGTTGTCGGGATCTCTGCTGGCACACGCTGAAACCACGCTGTATGTGGCGAACGTCGGCGGCTCGAACGAGACCATGTATCGCGAGAAGATCATGCCGCCGTTCGAGAAAGCGCACGACGTCAAGATCGTCTACGTTGCCGGTAATTCCAGCGACACGCTAGCGAAATTGCAGGCGCAAAAAGGGCATCAGCAGATCAACGTCGCGGTGATGGATGACGGCCCGATGTACCAGGCGATGCAAATGGGTTTGTGCGCGAAGGTCGAGGACGCGCCGGTGATGAAGGACCTGTATCCGCTTGCGCGTCTTGGCCCCACCGCGGTGGGTGTTGGCATGGTCGCGACAGGGATTGGCTATAACGCGGACGCCTTCAAGAAGATGGGACTGCCCGCGCCGGATTCCTGGAGCGTGCTGTACGACAAACGCCTGAAGGGCAAGCTCGGCATGCCGCCTATCACCAACACTTACGGACTGCATACGCTTGTCATGCTGGCGCGCATGAATGGCGGTGGCGAGAAGAACATCGACCCGGGTTTCACCGCGATGACCAAGCAGGTCGCGCCGGATGTGCTCTCGTGGGCGCCGACGCCGGGTGAGATGGACGGCTTGATGCAAAGCGGCGACGTGATTCTCGCGCCGTATGGAAGCGGCCGCGCTGTTGCGCTGCAAAATACCGGTTTCCCGCTGAAGTTCTTTTACCCGAAAGAGGGCGGCGTTGCGCTGCAGGTCGGCGCTTGCGCGATGGCCGAGAACGCGCAGCCTGCTTTGTCGCAGCAGTTCATCCAGTATCTGTTGAGCCCGCAAGTGCAGATGATCCAGGCGCAGGCGATTGGCCTCGGCCCGGTCAACAAGACCGTGCAGTTGACGCCGGAAGTGGCGGCGCGCGTGCCATATGGTCCCGAGCAGATTTCGAAGCTGGTCGCAATGGACTGGACGACGATCAACCAGCACCGGACCGAGTGGACCGAACGCTGGAATCGCAGCGTGGAGCGGTGA